One genomic window of Halictus rubicundus isolate RS-2024b chromosome 12, iyHalRubi1_principal, whole genome shotgun sequence includes the following:
- the Sec16 gene encoding endoplasmic reticulum export factor secretory 16 isoform X3, whose product MSNPYRARPTRSRVDHNLGYGAHNQNMWNPTGRMQSDVPSNDSVQQQSAVMNQSKQTADPWNNSWNWDFDKQTDNLQQQPPPQEQQQPQHYAPPYKNQGQLISNSIQDHYYQNVNGNKTDSINQNSIPDGNTHGTAGNRQPISNHSDSFPPYLNYPYQQYPPPPRPNSGKSVSLDYDRPQWTNEPQPHQPAPYPQQRSAVQSQEDQAAYSFLAGNNYNWHKSDQMNSLPPNNCQSKVPGDWPDPEMDTEAKHFDDMGNQCLPWPPRNRSNQHLPPAPENITKEHSTNDANNVSNQMNMSASKWSNQNYESVLPNQAQQTQGSTVNNDFNPWPQPISADPLQQWKHSNESHSSQWLQEQQENNNLPEEHLQPDNANVILSNDWQQSRTPAHYSLPNMPPPPPLETGVEPEERKKSVPSLIPNILSKDPAMKASVSKTQLSDSRLNMSSTPETVSTVASSENVSVQENNEFNSVGDLAEWGKNSSPEELPAKLEQMSLGPKTSKHLEHQSESSEALPVPAVSGDVWAQSTAPHATTDHIPGVSSEYAAVAAEHSQPIDNQVNKELSAQSGYQAPSVPSVDNLVQSGYDQWYNQNTLPRSSEYPWYTKDLTRPTKDWSAEQNVENYENIQQPTEFVNLEVVTPSLQERDIYGSRDSINKETLDNDPKPVINPVKETASTRDFRQEVNNVEVPAAQQPTRSLPPLQPEQVPDNYEFASNDRNTFLETGELTDSHQEHEPTPPSQDDENDEVPNDIPFLREVPGQSSSIDPRRNDPTGQEQYVQSAQRLSDPRRNDPSGQEQGLQMRNISDRSERRDIPPGQERSVPMLSRADSDTLERRNDPSGRERSLPPQQSRNDPSGEERHQPQPQIMLESSETREVPGRGNEPEDPNQQTDENLRQIPGGASPNEVAQSSDDRPNGRVVTGSQEVPSTSSGISEQASDSRIKREEAVGASIREAQGASSSSNRRDSYDDENDEGSGNSRDDSRERRRDSSSERRRYEYERKNSYYDREREYEDEYYYDRRRGAETDRPYNGRDEFDRREMPYIQDDRKHHSRDDLDRHPREDIERRNKPKDDLDERDSRRRPPDDRRRDRVDDVRRREREIRDYDPRYPWDRNYVDRDRRRDDRRPRRYDDYDIRDPYYDDPYSRGSRPSSRSSYNDRDRAYYVRSRDPYYGYNGGYPGYDYGAHYASNYYAYIENLRRTNPAAYSEWYHKYYANRHQQQLVSRGVTNYPEDRASVHSGRSSCDDRTTGDKRTLADMSLLEDSTSASARMTPTKFSTSHAYGCFSIGSLIHVLPSYPTDGERAKVDILKLDNLLLHDPVTRDLRAYPGPLIKQVGVTHKKTIIEYCENKIKKAAANEEMADRASYILLYELMIMLIQQNGNVVGVDIAALLLRNKEAYPYELAKKPQDSGRRESVISQRSELGGDGFQSSQDGGAAVSEKPESKPRKSLEQITDEFRNTLLYGLVQEALEYAMNEGLWGHALFLASKLDKRTHASVMTRFANSLPYHDPLQTLYQLHSGRVPAVVTGISDPQWDDWRPHLAMIISNTSSNPDINRRSITILGDTLSARGDIHAAHFCYILSQVDFGAYGASNVKLVLIGANHHKPYNTFLSTEAVMLTEIYEYARNLSEPRFTLVDLQTFKFDLASKMMDHGLIEKALLYIEQIAVNIANEPSKYKKSFICSVYNLGDRIKYHDPVYKDSTDEVITVPWFDNLAEIVSKCYSGEIVENDASGSHAKQESYGSAQAPEMYETKHPLQQLQQQQQAQQWNPPQAEYREGPSSMMDVPSTDVQSEWQPLSLPANIPDTYDQSMQYARNNDESYQQSQQQDYWNQESYYQSNYGSSVANWQQQSAGAPYPPEQGDTDDSQLQEKWNYETETEEKTATPEPPKPAISMTPSTRKQFDPLEELDALETPKTSAKQTATAKKPTEKPAEKKPSNTGGSWIGGLFSKFAPKPKNQMILPDDSNPTIVWDPVAKKWTNKDEDGDSGSATLAPPPKASDMGFRPPVAEQTSQPPQLPQPPQPPSLADESGINKFKLPKGRSMRANYIDVMNPVGSKSTAAPPNMPTPITSPIVPMATSSPQLFIPAPVNDLNATVTSLTSTSTPAAPSANVSENASQGLSRWSSTSSLSREVQSYTMRDLRLPPRNKGPTMYNPSDLKDHSGKPLQPSRYPPR is encoded by the exons ATGAGT AATCCCTATAGAGCTAGACCAACAAGGTCTAGAGTAGATCACAATTTAGGATATGGAGCTCATAATCAAAACATGTGGAACCCGACGGGAAGAATGCAATCAGATGTGCCATCCAATGATTCCGTGCAACAACAATCGGCAGTTATGAATCAGTCGAAACAAACAGCAGATCCTTGGAATAATTCATGGAATTGGGACTTTGATAAGCAGACAGACAATTTGCAACAACAACCACCTCCGCAAGAACAGCAACAACCGCAGCATTATGCACCACCATATAAGAACCAAGGGCAGCTGATATCCAATTCCATTCAGGATCATTATTATCAAAACGTTAATGGCAACAAGACTGATTCGATTAATCAGAATTCTATACCAGATGGGAACACGCATGGAACAGCTGGCAACAGACAGCCGATTTCGAACCATTCGGATTCCTTCCCACCTTATTTAAATTATCCGTACCAGCAATACCCACCGCCACCTAGACCCAATTCCGGTAAATCCGTTTCTTTGGATTACGATCGTCCACAATGGACAAACGAGCCCCAACCTCATCAACCTGCTCCATATCCGCAGCAACGATCCGCCGTGCAAAGTCAGGAGGATCAAGCGGCATACAGTTTTCTAGCCGGTAACAATTATAATTGGCACAAGTCGGATCAAATGAACTCGTTGCCGCCGAATAATTGCCAGAGCAAGGTGCCGGGCGATTGGCCGGATCCAGAGATGGACACAGAGGCGAAACATTTCGATGATATGGGTAATCAGTGTCTGCCGTGGCCACCACGAAACAGATCGAATCAGCATCTTCCGCCCGCCCCGGAGAACATTACGAAAGAACATTCCACGAACGATGCGAACAACGTATCGAATCAAATGAACATGTCGGCGTCGAAATGGAGCAATCAAAATTACGAGTCCGTACTGCCCAACCAGGCTCAACAAACGCAAGGTTCCACCGTTAACAACGATTTCAATCCTTGGCCTCAACCGATCAGCGCGGATCCCCTGCAGCAATGGAAGCATTCGAACGAGTCGCACAGTAGCCAATGGTTGCAGGAGCAACAGGAGAACAACAATCTACCAGAAGAGCATCTCCAACCGGACAATGCCAATGTTATTCTTTCGAACGATTGGCAACAAAGTCGCACACCTGCTCACTACTCTTTACCGAACATGCCACCACCGCCGCCTTTAGAAACTGGCGTCGAGCCAGAGGAGAGGAAGAAATCCGTACCCTCGTTAATCCCGAATATCCTCTCGAAAGATCCTGCTATGAAAGCGAGCGTCTCGAAAACACAGTTGTCCGATTCCCGACTCAACATGTCGTCGACTCCCGAAACTGTATCTACCGTTGCAAGTTCTGAAAACGTATCCGTCCAGGAGAACAACGAGTTCAACTCGGTCGGTGACCTGGCGGAATGGGGGAAGAACAGTTCACCTGAGGAACTACCCGCGAAATTGGAACAGATGAGTCTCGGTCCTAAGACCAGCAAACACCTAGAACATCAGAGCGAGTCGTCCGAAGCGCTACCGGTTCCTGCTGTGTCCGGAGATGTATGGGCTCAAAGCACGGCTCCTCATGCTACCACGGATCATATTCCTGGGGTGTCCTCGGAATATGCAGCCGTTGCTGCGGAGCATTCCCAACCTATTGATAATCAGGTGAACAAAGAACTGTCTGCGCAGAGCGGGTATCAGGCACCGAGTGTTCCATCAGTGGACAACTTGGTGCAAAGCGGATACGATCAGTGGTACAATCAGAACACTCTGCCACGGTCCTCGGAGTATCCATGGTATACGAAGGATCTGACCAGGCCGACCAAGGACTGGAGCGCCGAACAGAACGTCGAGAATTATGAGAATATTCAACAGCCTACAGAGTTTGTCAATCTGGAGGTGGTCACGCCGTCGTTGCAGGAACGCGATATTTACGGCTCGAGAGACTCTATAAACAAGGAGACGCTGGATAACGATCCGAAACCGGTTATTAATCCTGTTAAAGAGACTGCGAGCACGCGCGATTTTCGGCAAGAGGTGAACAACGTTGAAGTGCCTGCTGCTCAGCAACCGACACGGTCTCTACCGCCTCTACAACCGGAACAG GTACCGGACAATTACGAGTTCGCATCGAACGATAGGAACACGTTTTTGGAGACCGGAGAGTTAACAGACTCGCATCAGGAGCACGAGCCGACTCCACCGAGCCAGGATGACGAGAACGACGAAGTGCCTAATGATATTCCTTTCCTGCGAGAAGTACCGGGCCAGTCCAGTTCCATAGACCCGCGTAGGAACGATCCAACTGGTCAGGAGCAGTACGTCCAGTCTGCTCAGAGATTGTCGGATCCCAGGAGAAACGATCCTTCGGGCCAGGAGCAGGGTCTGCAAATGAGAAACATCAGCGATAGATCAGAGCGACGCGATATCCCTCCTGGTCAGGAGAGAAGCGTACCGATGCTCTCGCGAGCAGACTCGGACACGTTGGAGCGTAGAAACGATCCATCTGGCAGAGAACGTTCGTTGCCACCTCAACAATCCCGGAACGATCCATCCGGAGAGGAGAGGCATCAGCCACAACCTCAGATCATGTTAGAATCTAGCGAGACGCGAGAAGTTCCTGGCAGGGGCAACGAACCCGAAGACCCTAATCAGCAGACAGACGAGAATCTCAGACAGATACCTGGAGGCGCGTCTCCTAACGAGGTTGCTCAGTCTTCGGACGACAGGCCCAACGGGAGAGTGGTCACGGGCTCCCAGGAAGTTCCTTCTACGAGCT CCGGCATATCGGAGCAAGCCAGCGACTCGAGGATCAAACGCGAGGAAGCCGTGGGTGCGTCGATACGCGAGGCTCAAGGTGCTTCGAGCTCGTCGAATCGCAGAGATTCGTACGACGACGAGAACGACGAGGGATCTGGGAACAGCAGGGACGACAGCAGGGAGAGACGACGCGACAGTAGCTCGGAACGGCGACGATACGAGTACGAACGAAAGAATTCCTATTACGATCGTGAACGTGAATACGAGGACGAGTACTATTATGATCGTCGTCGGGGCGCCGAGACCGATCGACCATACAACGGTCGTGACGAGTTCGATCGTCGGGAAATGCCTTACATACAGGACGATCGGAAGCATCACAGCCGGGACGATTTGGATCGACATCCCCGGGAAGATATCGAGAGACGGAACAAACCTAAAGACGATCTGGATGAACGGGACAGTAGGAGACGGCCGCCCGATGATCGCAGAAGGGACAGGGTCGATGATGTACGTCGGAGGGAGAGGGAGATCCGGGATTACGATCCCCGATACCCTTGGGATCGGAATTACGTTGATCGTGATAGGAGAAGGGACGATAGACGACCGAGACGATACGACGATTACGATATCAGAGATCCTTACTACGATGATCCGTATAGCAGAGG GTCCAGACCATCCAGCAGATCCTCCTACAACGACAGAGACCGAGCGTACTATGTCAGATCGAGGGATCCTTATTATGGTTACAACG GTGGCTATCCTGGATACGATTACGGTGCTCATTACGCCAGCAATTATTACGCGTACATCGAGAATTTACGACGGACGAATCCTGCCGCCTACTCGGAATGGTACCACAAGTACTATGCCAACCGACATCAGCAGCAGCTCGTGTCCCGTGGCGTCACCAATTACCCAGAAGACAGGGCCAGCGTTCACTCGGGCCGTAGCTCTTGCGACGACAG AACAACCGGTGACAAACGAACTTTGGCCGACATGTCTCTGCTCGAGGATTCAACGAGCGCTTCGGCAAGAATGACGCCGACTAAATTCTCCACTTCTCACGCATACG GGTGTTTCTCGATCGGATCTTTGATTCATGTGCTTCCATCTTATCCAACCGACGGTGAAAGAGCCAAGGTGGACATTCTTAAATTGGACAACCTACTCTTGCACGACCCAGTAACGCGTGATTTACGGGCGTATCCTGGACCTTTAATTAAGCAAGT GGGCGTCACGCATAAGAAGACAATTATCGAGTATTGCgagaataaaataaagaaagcaGCGGCGAACGAAGAAATGGCCGATCGTGCCTCGTACATACTTTTGTACGAGCTAATGATCATGCTGATCCAACAGAACGGC AACGTTGTCGGCGTCGACATAGCGGCGTTGTTGCTCAGAAACAAGGAAGCGTATCCTTACGAATTAGCTAAGAAGCCTCAGGATTCGGGAAGAAGAGAGTCGGTGATATCTCAGAGATCAGAACTGGGTGGGGATGGATTTCAGAGCAGCCAAGATGGTGGCGCGGCGGTCTCGGAGAAACCGGAGAGCAAACCGCGGAAAAGCCTCGAGCAAATAACAGACGAATTCCGAAACACATTGCTGTACGGTTTGGTTCAAGAAGCTCTGG AGTACGCTATGAACGAGGGACTTTGGGGGCACGCGCTGTTCCTGGCCAGCAAGCTGGACAAACGCACCCACGCGTCCGTGATGACCCGGTTCGCGAATAGTTTACCGTACCACGACCCGTTGCAAACGTTGTACCAGCTGCACTCTGGTCGCGTGCCCGCGGTCGTCACCGGTATCTCGGATCCACAGTGGGACGATTGGCGGCCCCATTTGGCTATGATCATCTCCAACACGTCCTCGAACCCGGACATTAACCGTCGCTCGATCACCATTCTCGGGGATACGTTATCCGCGCGAGGAGACATCCACGCCGCTCACTTCTGCTACATCCTCTCGCAGGTCGACTTCGGAGCGTACGGGGCGAGCAACGTAAAGCTGGTGCTGATAGGCGCGAACCACCATAAACCGTACAACACGTTCCTCTCGACGGAAGCGGTGATGCTCACGGAGATCTACGAGTACGCGAGAAACCTGAGCGAGCCGAGATTCACGTTGGTCGATCTGCAGACTTTCAAGTTCGATCTCGCTTCGAAGATGATGGATCACGGTCTGATCGAGAAAGCGTTGTTGTACATAGAACAGATCGCTGTGAACATCGCCAACGAGCCGTCCAAGTACAAGAAGTCGTTCATCTGCTCGGTGTACAATCTCGGGGACAGGATCAAGTACCATGACCCGGTCTACAAGGACTCCACCGACGAAGTTATCACTGTACCGTGGTTCGACAATTTAGCTGAGATTGTTAGCAAGTGCTAT TCTGGGGAAATAGTCGAGAACGATGCCTCGGGATCGCACGCGAAGCAGGAGTCGTACGGTAGCGCGCAAGCTCCGGAAATGTACGAGACGAAGCACCCGCTTCAGCAGCTCCAACAACAGCAACAAGCCCAACAATGGAACCCGCCTCAAGCGGAGTACAGAGAGGGTCCGTCGTCGATGATGGACGTTCCCTCGACCGACGTGCAATCAGAATGGCAACCTCTGTCCTTGCCGGCGAATATTCCGGACACGTACGACCAGTCCATGCAATACGCGAGAAACAACGACGAATCTTACCAACAGTCGCAGCAGCAAGATTATTGGAACCAAGAGTCCTACTACCAGAGCAATTACGGAAGCAGCGTTGCTAATTGGCAGCAGCAATCAGCCGGTGCTCCGTATCCCCCGGAACAAGGTGACACCGACGATTCTCAGCTACAGGAAAAATGGAACTATGAG ACGGAAACAGAAGAAAAAACAGCCACTCCTGAA CCGCCGAAGCCGGCGATCTCGATGACCCCGTCGACGAGGAAGCAGTTCGACCCGCTCGAGGAGTTGGACGCGTTGGAGACACCGAAGACATCCGCCAAGCAGACAGCCACTGCCAAGAAACCAACGGAGAAACCGGCCGAGAAGAAACCGTCGAACACCGGAGGCTCATGGATCGGCGGCCTGTTCAGCAAGTTCGCACCGAAACCGAAGAACCAAATGATTCTGCCCGATGACAGTAATCCAACG ATCGTGTGGGATCCCGTTGCTAAGAAGTGGACGAACAAGGACGAAGACGGGGACAGTGGTTCTGCGACGTTAGCTCCTCCTCCGAAGGCTTCCGACATGGGATTCAGACCACCTGTAGCGGAACAGACCTCTCAGCCACCTCAGCTACCGCAGCCACCTCAGCCACCCTCGCTAGCCGACGAATCCGGcattaataaattcaaattaCCGAAGGGAAGGAGTATGCGCGCTAATTACATAGACGTGATGAATCCTGTTGGTTCGAAGAGCACCGCCGCACCTCCAAACATGCCAACCCCCATAACGTCACCGATTGTACCTATGGCAACCTCCTCGCCTCAATTATTCATTCCTGCGCCAG TGAACGATCTGAACGCGACCGTGACCTCTCTGACATCAACGTCGACGCCCGCTGCACCATCGGCGAACGTTTCCGAAAATGCATCTCAAGGA CTCTCTCGATGGAGCTCAACCAGCTCGTTATCGCGAGAGGTGCAGAGCTACACGATGAGGGATCTGCGTCTCCCCCCGAGGAACAAG GGACCAACGATGTACAACCCGAGTGATTTGAAGGATCATTCAGGGAAACCTCTACAGCCGAGTCGGTATCCTCCGCGATAG